A genomic stretch from Deltaproteobacteria bacterium includes:
- a CDS encoding M20/M25/M40 family metallo-hydrolase: MDGGEMRAVVAAGALLGVLLPFRLSAQDSTRIAEAQSVLAQLVETYGVSGAEGPVREAVKRLLPSWAKSETDTAGNLWVRVGQGSPVVVVIAHLDEIGFRVTGIRDDGTLELETRGGFISSLFEAKPALVHTDQGDIAGVFLPRDSGFTRHTPPPLRVDVGTTSRAAAMARGVRPGQTVTMPKQYVRLSGTRATGRSFDDRVGATAQLIALQRLDRAALKHQVIFIWSVREEIGLEGAAAAAAALGTTPRRVHAIDTFVSADSPLELPNFAVAPIGRGAVARALDNSSITPPAYVDSLVQIARARGVALQVGTTNGGNDGSEFTPYGVVDVPIGWPLRYSHSPAEVIDLKDVVSLADMIRAVAETW; the protein is encoded by the coding sequence ATGGATGGAGGGGAGATGAGGGCGGTGGTAGCGGCGGGAGCGCTGCTTGGTGTCTTACTGCCCTTCCGTCTTTCCGCCCAGGACTCCACTCGAATCGCCGAGGCCCAGTCGGTTCTCGCCCAGCTGGTGGAGACCTACGGTGTCTCCGGCGCCGAGGGTCCGGTACGGGAGGCGGTGAAACGACTGTTGCCCAGTTGGGCCAAGAGCGAGACCGACACCGCGGGCAACCTGTGGGTGCGAGTCGGCCAGGGGAGCCCGGTGGTGGTGGTCATCGCGCACCTGGACGAAATCGGTTTCCGGGTGACCGGGATCCGCGACGACGGCACGCTCGAGCTCGAAACCCGCGGCGGATTCATTTCCTCGCTGTTCGAGGCCAAGCCGGCGCTGGTGCACACCGACCAGGGTGACATCGCCGGCGTCTTCCTGCCGCGCGACTCGGGTTTCACCCGCCACACTCCGCCACCGTTGCGCGTCGATGTCGGAACTACGTCTCGAGCGGCGGCCATGGCACGGGGCGTCAGACCCGGGCAGACGGTAACCATGCCGAAGCAGTACGTCCGCCTCTCGGGGACCCGCGCGACGGGCCGGTCGTTCGACGACCGCGTCGGCGCGACCGCGCAGCTCATCGCGCTGCAGCGCCTGGACCGCGCGGCGCTCAAGCATCAGGTGATTTTCATCTGGAGCGTGCGCGAGGAGATCGGGCTCGAGGGCGCTGCGGCAGCGGCCGCGGCGCTCGGCACGACTCCGCGACGGGTCCATGCGATCGACACCTTCGTGTCTGCGGACTCTCCGCTCGAGCTGCCCAATTTCGCCGTGGCGCCGATCGGGCGAGGGGCGGTGGCACGGGCGCTCGACAACTCGTCCATCACGCCGCCCGCCTACGTGGACTCGCTGGTCCAAATCGCGCGGGCGCGGGGCGTCGCGCTTCAGGTCGGCACCACCAACGGCGGCAACGACGGATCCGAATTCACGCCGTACGGCGTGGTGGACGTGCCGATCGGCTGGCCGCTGCGTTACTCCCATTCTCCCGCCGAGGTGATCGACCTGAAAGACGTGGTGAGCCTCGCCGACATGATCCGGGCCGTGGCCGAAACCTGGTGA